In Lachnospiraceae bacterium, one DNA window encodes the following:
- a CDS encoding sugar ABC transporter substrate-binding protein produces MKKMRNFLTLAAAAALTGILLTGCSTEADETTIAKAETTTQTESAADAEKTSEGDVSSEVAAKAADGSALAGKKISVMTPYLTSVTTNQMTGFIKDNLEAEGAEVFVIDTANDFAELASRIEDVVSSGTDGIVLVSADPNQVANQLTEAFDADIPVFGCDSGFIEGMQVNATSDNYQMGELIVRYLFDDLMGKKGTVIALTHRPHPGVVKRCEAFDDIIKEYPDIKLITEQHVPAEQPINDAEEITANLLTANPDKDSVTAIFAAWDEPAIGAAKALAEAGRDEVIVTGVDGNEQAVQMIKDGSCLKATVKQNFEGMAEIVCQQMKKYYAGETIEKGEMYAPAELITQENAQ; encoded by the coding sequence ATGAAAAAAATGCGTAATTTCTTAACTCTGGCTGCAGCTGCAGCACTGACCGGCATCCTGCTTACAGGCTGCTCTACTGAAGCAGATGAAACTACTATCGCCAAGGCTGAGACCACCACACAGACAGAATCCGCTGCTGATGCTGAAAAAACTTCTGAAGGTGACGTTTCCAGCGAAGTCGCTGCAAAAGCTGCTGACGGCTCTGCTCTTGCAGGTAAAAAGATCTCTGTTATGACACCTTATCTTACTTCTGTCACCACCAACCAGATGACTGGTTTTATCAAAGATAATTTAGAGGCTGAAGGCGCAGAAGTGTTCGTTATCGACACTGCCAATGATTTTGCAGAACTTGCAAGCCGTATTGAAGATGTGGTTTCTTCCGGCACTGACGGTATTGTTTTAGTAAGCGCTGATCCCAACCAGGTTGCTAACCAGCTGACAGAAGCCTTCGACGCAGATATCCCGGTATTTGGCTGCGACAGCGGTTTTATTGAAGGAATGCAGGTCAATGCTACCAGCGACAACTACCAGATGGGCGAACTTATCGTCCGCTACCTCTTTGATGACCTGATGGGCAAAAAAGGCACTGTGATCGCTCTCACCCACAGACCTCATCCAGGTGTTGTGAAACGTTGTGAAGCTTTTGATGACATTATCAAAGAATATCCGGATATTAAACTAATCACAGAACAGCATGTACCGGCTGAACAGCCCATTAATGATGCAGAAGAGATCACCGCTAACCTGCTGACTGCAAATCCTGATAAGGATTCTGTAACTGCCATTTTCGCAGCATGGGATGAACCGGCTATCGGCGCTGCAAAAGCATTAGCTGAAGCAGGACGTGACGAAGTGATCGTTACCGGTGTTGACGGAAATGAACAGGCAGTACAGATGATCAAAGATGGCTCCTGCTTAAAGGCAACTGTAAAGCAGAATTTTGAAGGTATGGCAGAAATCGTCTGCCAGCAGATGAAAAAATATTATGCAGGAGAAACCATTGAAAAAGGCGAAATGTACGCTCCTGCAGAGCTTATTACCCAGGAAAACGCACAGTAA
- a CDS encoding FGGY family carbohydrate kinase, whose amino-acid sequence MLVATFDIGTTAVKAVAVHDDGELVFTGSQVIHTIEKNGFKEQDPEEWYSAFCTLSHALTGKIPAQEISALIFSGQMQNVIPVGSDRRALGNAILYSDGRAGAQAETIENAVGSDTITAVTGNHFDGSMPLAKILWLKENEPEIYTQTTAFLISSKDYVVAKLTGNFIGDMTACATAGAMDLEYKTWSQCLINGAGLDINKFPKLLHSHELAGVITETGAADTGYLPGTKVYAGTGDAGATTLASGILSPGEYNVNLGTSSWVAAVSKSRMDSEGGGFNLAAMQKDLYINVVPFLNGGNVHRFIARILSRELDHKPDFAYISHLLKGHVPGSHGVFFLPYLTGERFPIMDSHIRASFLGLSQDTSAADMAGSVLEGVAFSIRHGLELFNHPAVKLSIIGGGARELAWCQILSNVMGLPVHVYKDPDLLPALAIASSVFLAEGIIPDYQSFIHVLEEKGGCTVLNPNPDAVKAYEPVYRKYKTIYPMVCEFYHEV is encoded by the coding sequence ATGTTGGTTGCAACCTTTGATATCGGGACTACCGCAGTAAAGGCGGTAGCTGTACATGATGATGGAGAACTGGTTTTTACAGGAAGCCAGGTGATCCATACAATAGAAAAGAATGGTTTTAAGGAACAGGATCCGGAAGAATGGTACAGTGCTTTCTGCACCTTATCCCATGCTCTTACAGGGAAAATACCGGCACAAGAAATTTCCGCCCTTATTTTTTCCGGCCAGATGCAGAATGTGATACCAGTTGGAAGTGACCGGAGAGCTTTGGGAAATGCCATTCTCTACTCTGACGGGCGGGCTGGCGCACAGGCAGAAACCATTGAAAATGCAGTTGGAAGCGATACCATTACCGCTGTAACGGGAAATCATTTTGACGGTTCCATGCCTCTTGCAAAAATCCTGTGGTTAAAGGAAAATGAGCCGGAGATCTACACCCAGACAACTGCATTTCTCATCAGTTCCAAAGACTACGTAGTGGCAAAACTGACGGGAAATTTCATCGGCGACATGACGGCCTGCGCTACTGCAGGAGCTATGGACCTGGAATATAAAACATGGTCCCAATGCCTTATAAACGGTGCCGGACTGGATATCAATAAATTTCCAAAGCTGCTCCATTCCCACGAGCTTGCAGGCGTAATAACGGAAACCGGGGCTGCTGATACCGGCTATCTGCCTGGCACAAAAGTTTACGCAGGCACAGGAGATGCAGGGGCTACTACACTTGCCAGCGGTATTTTATCCCCTGGGGAATATAACGTAAACCTGGGCACTTCCAGCTGGGTAGCAGCGGTTTCAAAGAGCCGCATGGACAGTGAAGGGGGAGGTTTTAATCTGGCTGCTATGCAGAAAGATCTGTATATCAATGTAGTACCATTTTTAAACGGTGGAAATGTACACCGCTTTATTGCCCGGATCTTATCCCGCGAACTGGATCACAAACCGGATTTTGCCTATATTTCCCACCTTTTAAAGGGTCATGTTCCCGGCAGCCACGGCGTTTTCTTTCTGCCATATCTTACCGGTGAGCGCTTCCCTATTATGGACAGCCACATCCGCGCCTCCTTCCTTGGCTTAAGTCAGGATACCTCTGCCGCAGACATGGCCGGAAGCGTATTAGAAGGAGTGGCCTTTTCCATCCGCCACGGCTTAGAGCTTTTTAATCATCCTGCAGTAAAACTTTCCATCATCGGCGGCGGAGCAAGGGAACTTGCTTGGTGCCAGATCTTAAGTAATGTAATGGGCCTTCCTGTCCACGTCTACAAAGACCCGGACCTGCTTCCTGCACTTGCTATCGCATCCAGCGTTTTCTTAGCCGAAGGCATTATCCCGGATTACCAGTCCTTTATCCATGTATTAGAAGAAAAAGGGGGATGTACTGTGCTGAATCCGAATCCTGATGCGGTAAAAGCCTATGAGCCTGTATATAGGAAATATAAGACCATTTACCCTATGGTGTGTGAATTTTATCATGAGGTGTGA
- a CDS encoding sugar ABC transporter ATP-binding protein → MLLEARKLDKSFNGVYALKSLDLSLKEGEIHGLVGENGAGKSTFIKILGGVYTKSSGELTWNGVPFPAEFGPVQSRELGINIIFQDHVLIPAFSALENIWLGRPYPRKNGLIQWKEMEKAALEKATELGICLDLKKSISQMTPAQKKCVEILRAMMSDCKLMILDEPTASLSDKEANLLFSIIKNLKANGTAVLYVTHRLEEIMALTDRVTVLRNGELVSTCDTGSTSQKELVRLMSGNEKENGSAVNILASATANIHSGTPALTISHLSSADHIVKDASITVHTGRITGMFGLCGSGRTEFLECIYGIRRISGGTIEISGKMVKKPSPVDSIKKGIAFICEDRRRKAMIPSFTVEENMNLSSIDHYSKKGIFSMGAAVSAANGMINALKIRCTGTSQPACELSGGNQQKVVFAKALLTSPSIWLCDEPTQAVDVATRQQIHSLLRTQASENKAVLYVSSDLTELLEVADEIAVMASGKIRKIFPNKNLKPADILSCCYEAEREEVHEDESI, encoded by the coding sequence ATGCTGTTAGAAGCAAGGAAACTAGACAAATCATTTAATGGTGTATATGCCCTTAAGAGTCTGGATCTCTCTTTAAAGGAAGGGGAGATCCACGGCCTGGTAGGTGAAAACGGCGCCGGAAAATCTACGTTTATTAAAATCTTAGGCGGCGTATATACAAAAAGCAGCGGGGAGCTGACCTGGAACGGTGTTCCTTTTCCTGCTGAATTCGGCCCGGTACAAAGCCGTGAGCTGGGAATCAATATCATTTTCCAGGATCATGTACTGATACCTGCATTTTCCGCCCTGGAAAACATCTGGCTTGGACGGCCTTATCCCCGGAAAAACGGTCTGATCCAGTGGAAGGAAATGGAAAAGGCGGCGTTAGAAAAGGCCACTGAACTGGGGATCTGTTTAGACCTGAAAAAATCTATTTCCCAGATGACTCCGGCCCAGAAAAAATGCGTAGAGATTCTGCGGGCCATGATGAGCGACTGTAAGTTAATGATCTTAGATGAGCCTACTGCTTCTCTTTCTGATAAGGAAGCGAATTTATTGTTTTCTATTATAAAGAACCTGAAGGCAAATGGGACTGCAGTCCTTTATGTGACCCACAGACTGGAAGAGATCATGGCACTGACAGACCGGGTGACAGTGCTTCGAAACGGGGAACTGGTAAGCACCTGTGATACAGGTTCTACCAGCCAGAAGGAGCTGGTACGGCTGATGAGTGGGAATGAGAAGGAAAATGGTTCTGCTGTAAATATCCTGGCATCGGCTACGGCAAATATCCACTCCGGCACACCTGCGCTTACCATCTCCCACCTTTCCTCTGCTGACCACATTGTAAAGGATGCCAGTATCACTGTCCATACTGGACGCATCACCGGAATGTTCGGTCTCTGCGGCAGCGGGCGGACGGAATTTTTAGAATGCATCTACGGCATCCGGCGCATATCCGGCGGGACCATTGAGATCAGCGGGAAAATGGTGAAAAAGCCATCTCCTGTGGATTCTATTAAAAAGGGAATCGCCTTTATCTGCGAAGACAGACGGCGCAAAGCCATGATCCCGTCCTTTACAGTGGAAGAAAACATGAACCTTTCTTCTATTGACCATTATTCCAAAAAGGGGATTTTTTCAATGGGCGCTGCTGTTTCTGCAGCAAATGGCATGATAAATGCCTTAAAGATCCGCTGCACCGGCACTTCCCAGCCAGCCTGTGAATTATCCGGCGGCAACCAGCAGAAAGTGGTGTTTGCAAAAGCGTTGCTTACATCCCCCTCCATCTGGCTGTGCGATGAACCTACGCAGGCCGTAGATGTTGCCACCAGACAGCAGATTCACAGCCTGCTGCGCACCCAGGCATCAGAAAATAAAGCCGTTCTCTACGTTTCATCGGACCTTACAGAGCTTTTGGAAGTGGCTGATGAGATCGCAGTTATGGCATCCGGGAAAATACGGAAGATCTTTCCAAATAAGAATTTAAAGCCGGCAGACATACTGTCCTGCTGTTATGAAGCAGAAAGAGAGGAAGTACATGAAGATGAAAGCATTTAA
- a CDS encoding ABC transporter permease, with translation MKAFKHYGTVAALAVIILIFSILRPASFCTVKNFLNISRQAAPLAMVALGATFVMTINEFDLSVGNIVSLGGVIAALLSIRQVPVVLCFLTAALICLLVGCINGIVVARFQILSFITTLGMGTVLDGVIYGLTGGTTVFNGIPKAFTIPGILKIAGIPFITLIAVILYMAFYVFMGHTAPGRKLYAIGGSREAAEVAGIPIFRYRVLAFSLCGAIAGPAGALVASRVGSANTTAGQGYFLQSYAAVFIGCTVSKSGVPCVVGTLIGAAVLAVLANGLTILQMPSFMQNIITGGIIILAVVIQKIGAGKN, from the coding sequence ATGAAAGCATTTAAACATTATGGGACCGTAGCTGCACTGGCGGTCATTATCCTTATTTTTTCTATTCTCCGCCCGGCTTCTTTCTGCACCGTCAAAAACTTTCTTAACATCAGCAGACAGGCGGCACCGCTGGCTATGGTGGCTCTTGGAGCTACTTTTGTTATGACCATCAATGAATTTGACTTATCCGTTGGAAATATTGTAAGTCTGGGAGGTGTGATCGCTGCTCTGCTATCCATCCGTCAGGTTCCTGTGGTACTCTGTTTTTTAACTGCCGCCCTGATCTGTCTTTTGGTTGGCTGTATAAATGGTATTGTTGTTGCCCGTTTCCAGATTTTATCTTTTATCACTACTCTCGGTATGGGAACTGTTCTGGATGGCGTGATCTACGGGCTGACCGGCGGCACTACGGTATTTAATGGTATTCCAAAGGCATTTACCATTCCCGGCATTTTAAAGATCGCAGGTATTCCATTTATTACTTTGATAGCCGTTATTTTATACATGGCTTTTTATGTTTTCATGGGACATACTGCTCCGGGCCGGAAGCTGTATGCCATCGGCGGCAGCAGGGAAGCCGCAGAAGTAGCAGGAATCCCTATTTTCCGTTACCGGGTACTGGCATTTTCCTTATGCGGGGCTATTGCAGGTCCTGCAGGAGCTTTAGTAGCTTCCAGGGTTGGTTCTGCCAACACCACAGCCGGACAAGGCTATTTTCTCCAGTCTTATGCAGCCGTATTTATCGGCTGTACTGTATCTAAAAGCGGTGTGCCTTGTGTAGTGGGAACATTGATCGGCGCGGCTGTTCTGGCAGTTCTTGCCAACGGCCTGACCATTTTGCAGATGCCAAGCTTTATGCAGAACATCATTACCGGCGGAATTATCATACTTGCTGTTGTGATCCAGAAGATCGGTGCAGGAAAAAATTGA